From one Triticum urartu cultivar G1812 chromosome 3, Tu2.1, whole genome shotgun sequence genomic stretch:
- the LOC125547813 gene encoding E3 ubiquitin-protein ligase SINA-like 4 — protein sequence MEGNSNGSKIKEGGDDGLQQGVAIMVKKQQVTMGMEVLDCPLCSTPLSPPIFQCSMGHFICSPCRDKLPGTEKACSVCSKPVSDRCHGMERVIASVVVPCSYAARRCAHVMAYHDKAEHEEWCPHAPCFCPEKGCGFAGTKAALMDHFAAQHKWPVKAFKYYEPFEVPVKAGMHILWCGGEDKDIGLFLLNVTFPESPLHGVSLVRVHPHPPESRFGCSVGFSWFKGHYQVSTADTIHTTSLSDGLPTGYLCFVPEAQREGSRRVVLRVTIDSKMVYGVEDELEEECDDDKSYIYGEEDDEVSEEDGDDDGEDQVDEGCVGLIRH from the exons ATGGAGGGGAACAGCAACGGCAGCAAGATCAAGGAAGGGGGAGATGATGGTCTGCAACAGGGTGTGGCCATCATGGTCAAGAAGCAGCAGGTCACCATGGGGATGGAGGTCCTGGACTGCCCACTCTGCTCCACCCCCCTCAGCCCTCCCATCTTCCAG TGCTCAATGGGGCATTTCATCTGCTCGCCCTGCCGCGACAAGCTCCCGGGGACCGAGAAGGCCTGCAGCGTGTGCTCCAAACCCGTCTCGGACCGGTGCCATGGCATGGAGCGCGTCATCGCCTCCGTTGTCGTTCCGTGTTCCTACGCCGCGCGCAGATGTGCCCACGTGATGGCCTACCACGACAAGGCGGAGCACGAGGAGTGGTGCCCGCACGCGCCATGCTTCTGCCCAGAGAAAGGCTGTGGCTTCGCCGGCACCAAGGCAGCACTCATGGACCACTTCGCCGCCCAGCACAAGTGGCCTGTGAAAGCGTTCAAATACTACGAGCCGTTCGAAGTGCCCGTGAAGGCCGGCATGCACATCCTCTGGTGCGGTGGGGAGGACAAAGATATCGGCCTCTTCCTGCTGAATGTGACGTTCCCGGAGTCTCCCCTCCATGGGGTCTCGCTGGTCCGCGTCCATCCGCACCCGCCGGAGTCCAGGTTCGGATGCTCAGTTGGCTTCTCGTGGTTCAAGGGCCATTACCAGGTCTCAACGGCTGACACAATCCATACCACGTCACTTTCCGATGGACTGCCAACGGGCTACTTGTGCTTCGTTCCCGAGGCTCAGCGTGAGGGCAGCCGGCGTGTGGTGCTCAGGGTGACCATAGACAGTAAGATGGTGTATGGCGTGGAGGACGAGCTGGAGGAGGAGTGCGATGACGACAAGAGCTACATCTATGGTGAGGAGGATGACGAGGTCAGCGAGGAGGATGGTGACGATGACGGTGAGGATCAGGTGGACGAGGGATGCGTTGGTCTGATCAGGCATTGA